gaaataattaaaaactaataaCCGAAATTAACTAAAAGATAGAAAAAGATAACAACTTCAAAATAACTCCATTAAATCCTAaagaaatctataaaaataacctaaaaactataataataaaaataattaaaataacaaaatattaaaataatgcaaatacttaactaaaaataatgaaataactTTACTAAACCCCACAAAACATGCAAATTACCACATCAAAGAACCATATAACCTCGGGTTATCAATTTTGTTGAAGCACATGGGGCCAAGATAAAATTTTCGAATTactattatattattttatatgagtATTTATCACTATCTTAATTTAAGATAAgtcatgtttgaaaatttataattgAGCCGTGTTATCAAGTCAGGCGACGAATAAACTTGTCTAAACTTGGGAGATGAACTATTGAATTGTTCTGGCTAGGAAAACCCTGGTACGAGTAATTAAGATATCCTAGTGATTTACCTCACTTTCTTGAGAACTTCTCAGATGCACTTGCTTGAGTGATAATGAGTTGATTTTCGAAATTTATAacctttttgaaaaaatttctaAGCTAGCCCCTATACTTTGTTGAGTTGCTAATGTGATCTCCAATTGAGAAATTACGACGTACCATTTAGTTTTCtgatgtattaaaaaaataaaactcgtGCAATATTATAAAGATGTGAGGTTTCAAATCCTCTACATTGAATAAAATACCAGTTGGTGGTCATCCTTCATATTGGGATCCCCCGATGTGAGGTTTCTACAAAAAAGTCGAGGCCTATCCAACATGTTACTAATGTCCTGCCCTGATAATCTAGAAGTGTTTCCTCTCCGTCGTACAACTTTTGTTAAAAAGAAATAGTTATAAAGATGTGCAACCTATTttctaaaagaagaaaaaaatgtacaaccttataaaaaaaatatagtgcAAACCGCAATGTGGTGCTTATTGAATGTTGTGTCCCCCGCCCTCCCTACCGTTTTATTTTACAGGAGAAAACTTAAGAACTAGGGTTTACCCATGACCATGAGAGATTGTTGAGGCTGATTGAGCATTCGAAATGGAGGAGAATTCGCGGAGTGTTTCAGAGGCAGGAACGGTGGTGTTAGAAACCCTAAGAGGAAGAGGTTGGTGTTTGGAAGACACAGACCAATTGAAAGCCATCATCGTTATTCAATCTGCACTTGCCGATGACCGTTCCAAGGTGGTAGATTTCGTTGAATCGGAGCTTCTCAATTCGGACCTTAGATCCATCGGAGCCAAGTCCTTGCCCCATCCCTCTCTTCTTCGCAACCCTTCTTCGCATCTTCTCGGCCCCAAAGTCCTTCAGGCAAAGTCATCTTCTTTCAATTTCGCGAATTTTTCATTTGTATTCGGTTTCTGTTTGTGTTGTTGCGAATATTGTATTTATGGCTCAAAGTTGAATGGGATAATTTATAGTTGTTGGTTGTTACAGATATCTTCAGTGAGGGACATTTCTAAGAGCAGTGTGGGTGGAAGTTCGGGTGGCCGGAGACTTCTTAGACTATGTCTTACTGATGGTCACTCCGAGATCACTGCTGTAGAGTATTCTCACATTCCAGTTATACCCGATGATGTGGTTCCGGGTACTAAGGTAATACCATTTTTTATTTGTCATGATTATGAGCCTACAACAGATGGCATGGCATGGTTTCTCTTTCCGTTAGCAATCATGtcacaaaattttaaaaaattatgttgGTTAGCTTATTGCAATGTAGATTTTGAGGGCAGGATTTGTCGTGGGTTGATGCATGTTTGGAATATTATGATATTATGATTCATGTAGTTGTTACATAGACTTTACTAGATTACTGATTTGAAAGTTAGTTATTTACATTGTTAGTTGGTAGGTTAGTTTATGTGCTCAAGTATGTAAAAGAAGTTGCTTTCTCCGCTATGTGGATCTGTACttatatattttattcattCTTAAATACGTTTTACAGTTTATGATACTATTTTTGTACTCCTTTGGCAGATTCGTTTGGAAAATAAAGTTGCGGTTCATAGTGGCATAGCTTGCTTAAATCCTAAAGTTTTGACTGTATTAGGAGGTGTTGTTGAGTCACTTTATGAAGAATGGCAGATGAACAAAAAATACTCAGTATTCTCCCGATCATCTGTAAGGCAGTTAGAGGATCGTGATACAGGTGGTCCGCCTTCATTTGTGAAGCTGCAGGTTGGATCTTCATCAGGTCAACAAAAAATAATCTTTCATTTCTTGATGTTTTCTTTGCTAGTGCATGCACTACTACTTTTTATGGCCATTGTATTTTGATAGGCAATGACCCTCAATAAAACCAGTCAAATTAGGGGAGCCATAGGGGGACAACTAACTACTGTTAGTTAGAGTATATATTTAGTTAAACAATATAAATAGTAGGAGGAAGACTGTTATCATGTGGTGAGAAAATAACAGATTTGAGAGAGGCCTAGACTTGATGAGTATCCCGGAGATTATGGTGTACCATTGTTGTTCCCATTCTTTGGGTCTTGCAGTAAACAATCAAAGCCCTTCTTGCTTCTTGTGTGTTTGGGTGTATTTTCTGATTCCAGATTTTTCAAATGGTATCAAAGCTCCGATCTGGTTGATTAGGTGCATGAGACTTTTGATGATTATCGACTTTCGACAACTTAGTTTGTTGATTATTATTGCCAAACTACCAGAAGAAATCTTGTTGGAATCGACTGTTGGTAGTAGACTTAGAAGTCAGAAGATGAACTCTGTGGAGTCCAAACATTAATCATCTAAGGTGGGGTGGGTAGTCTTAGGCCAGAAATAGGAGGCCAAACTGGCTGTCCATATGAAAACCTGGGGCAATAAGCAGCtggagaagaaaaaggaaactGTCCCAAGTTACACGGCCCAAACTGCGGAGTAAGCCCAATTTGAAATAGGCCTGAATTGATGTGCAGATCCAAACTGTGAGTGTCCACTAGACTAGAGTTCATGTAGTATTAAGATGCTGCATCAGAAATAGGAGGCCAAACTGGATGTCCATATGAAAACCTGGGGCAATAAGCAGCtggagaagaaaaaggaaactGTCCCAAATTACACGGCCCAAACTGCGGAGTAAGGCCAATTTGAAATAGGCCTGAATTGATGTGCAGATCCAAACTGTGAGTGTCCACTAGACTAGAGTTCATGTAGTATTAAGGTGCTGCATCATGTCCACACCGGTAACAGATCTGGCACTGCATGTTGCAACCTCCACGTCCTTTGCCTCCTCGGCGACTGCGACCACCTCAGTGTTGTCAATAGCGCGCAATCGCGGCGCAATAGCGGTGCTGCGTGGCGGAGCGGTGGTTGACCGCGACGCTGGAGGTCGTTGTGGCGCAGAAATCGCGTCGCGGCGGTAGCGGCTGCAATCGCGTCTGGAGCGGCGCGAGGAAGAAAGGAGGAAAAACCCTAATCTTCAGGGCGAAAACCCCAAGTTGCCCCCATATTTAAACATTATGTTAAACTTTTTAAGGGTAATTTTGGGTTTTCGTTTCTTTAGTGAAACGCAGTGTTTCAAGTGAGGATAAAAACCCTACTGTTCAGGGAGAAAACCCCAAAATGCCCTCAGATTTAAACATAATTGTAAACTTTTTAAGGGCATTCTGAGGCTGTCACAGTTTCTTTAAATGGAACGCTGCGTTTTACTCTTCTTCAACCTTGCTTCTGCATTCTCCCCCTGTTTTTCACGATGAAAACAGAGATCTGTTGCtgtcttcttcctccttcctccttcctccttcctccttcctcctcctcctccttcttcctcctcctccttcagcGTAGCGGCCATAGCGCTACATGCTATAGCGCTATTGCGGATTTTGGGCTCGCCGCTACGCgacgctatccgccattaacaacactGGACCACCTAACTGGCTGCCAAAACCATCGCGAGGATGAAAGTTACTGCCTCCATGTTGAGAAACTCAAGAAACAATTTGCCTGTGTAGATACACCAGAATTAGGATATGATTGCGAATTAAAGTTCCCAAAAGCACTGAAGCTGAAGCATCTCCAATCTGCCGTTTCTATGTACAATCAATTATGAATTCACGAGCAATTATCATTGCTTCAACTTCTGGATTTGAAGATGGAGAAGTTCGATTGTAAAAAGACAGTCAACATGGAGCTGAATTCTTTTGTAAGGTGATATGCCCCttgttgatgcaagggctgaaatggatcgtctaggattgctTTGGtgctaaaaaaattatgaattgtAAGGAGGAATGGAGATGAATTGCGATCAAGaaagaaatggacagaaaacgAGATGAATTTTTGTGGAATagagatgaagacttcacacaaaggggTGATTATCCTTTGATATGTCAggttcttgaatcactcaagaaatcAAGAGAATCACTCTCAAGACATGAatttcgaaaattcaataagcttttcattcataatctgaAAATTACAATGACAATGTGCTCTTTTTAAAGGAGAAAATTTCAGCCTAGatagagttttaagaaaggaatgagtGTTAAGAAAGAGTTTTAAAAAGAGCACATTGTCATTGTAATTTtcagattatgaatgaaaagcttattgaatttttgaaatTCATGTCTCTAGAGTGATACTCTTGgtttcttgagtgattcaagaactTGACATATCAAAGGATAATCaccctttgtgtgaagtcttcatctctTTATTCCACTAAAATTCATCTCGTTTTCTATCCATTTCTTTCTTAGTCGCAATTCATCTCCATTCCTCCTTACAATTCAGAGTTTTTTTAGCACCAAagcaatcctagacgatccatttcagcccttgcatcaaggAGGGGCATATCAGAAGGCCATTGAAAATTGCATTTTGGTGGTCGCTGTGACTTACTGAATCTCCAATAGAAAATAGAAATCAAAACATTAACAATTGTCTTCATTCTTTTGAGATGATGAGTAGATCCCGAACTTTTGGTAATAGTCTTGAGTTGAGATCTGAGTTGTGTGGACTGAGCTTGAgattgagcttgggagaagttTTGAATCTCCTCCCAAACTTGCCAAGAATGATTACAATTGATAACTGTAAGAAGAAAAGAATCGGAATGTGAAGAAAGTAACGAAGTAAAGAGCACAGTCTTGATGTTCCCACTTTAGGTATGCTGATCATTTTCTCTGTCTTCTTTAGTGAGAAATCAAAGATGAATATTAGGAAAAAGTttgattcatcatcatcattcatcaaGCTTTATGCGGATCGAATGAGAAAAAGTTATAGGAGCATTTGATGATGCTCTGTTATTAGAACAAGAAAGAGAATTGGCGATGGAAGCCATGGATCAAGGACTGAACCTTGCTCTTCATGTCATATTGAGAAGAAGGGGAATTAGGTTGAGATAGAATTAGAGTGGGAGAAAACTGAGTGCGTAATGAAATTTTGATATCTCATTTGATTAACTTGATCGAGGGAAGCTCTTGTATAGATAGCTGAAGACTAAAGCTTACATCAAAAGCTTACAATAGATGCTAACAGAATTAAGCTTAACAGGAAACTAACTGTAACAGAATTTTGCTTAACAGGAAACTGTTACTGAATTCAAACTGAAAGTTTACTCTAGTAATTTTTCTTATCTATGTAATTTTATTTGCTTATGTATAAGTTTTAAGCATAATTTACATGTCTAAAAGGGGATCTTACAATCCAATCTACAGTTACACAATTTACTATTTTTGACCACCTATGTAAGATCCGATGTTGATAACATTGGTATTTACCCATCAAATGGGTTTGGGTAAGGGTAATTACTTATCTAATTTTGCGAGTTCTGGTGTGGGTATAGTACCTAACCCTAGTACAAGTAATTGTCCTAGTACAAATATATAGGTaccagtgttgtcaaatagcgGTTATAGCGTAGCGTTTTTTTGGCTTACCGCTACTTCTCGATTACCCGCTATTAGCCGCTTTTTTCACTATTTTCCGCTTTAAGAGGCTGAAAATAGCGGATTCTTGGCTTACCGCTATAGTCCGCGATCCGCGACCGCGATTAACAACATTGATAGGTACTCAGGGGATTAATGTATGACAATTGAAGTTGCAACCACACGGGTATATGTTCGGGTCCCAGTATTACAATTATTTTATAGATGTGGGTACGGGAATGAGTACGGTAGTACCCTACCTATTTTCATCCCTAATTGCAATTTGTAACTAAAAACAGAAGCAGAGGGTCAACTCAGCTGGTGATTTGGAGACGTTTTACTGAAACGGAACCACACACTCAAGTGTGAGAACAGCTGTGAGTAAGCAGCTTTCCATTTCTTCCACCTTAAGGACAAGTGTGGATATATTAGGGAGGGGTATTAATAGTGGCAAAGTCCCCCAGTTACGAAGGTCTATGTAAATCATAAtagggaaagccactgaggatAACTAACTATTGTTAGTCTGTGAAACAATTCAAATGGGAGTGATCATGTGGTTCGAAAATAATAGATTTGGGAGAGACCTGGAGTTTTGAGTACCCAGACCAGGATATTATGGTGTAATATGTTTTTCCCATTCTATGGGTCTTGCAATAAAGAATCAAAGCTTTTCTTGCATCTTGCGTGTATATTTTCTTATTCCAGTTTTTTCATACTTTTGGCATTAGATACTGCTGTTCGCACCAGTCCATTATTGTGTTATTATTGTTTGTGTGGACTACTTGATGGAGTAAATTACAACCTCCAATATTTGGGAAACTTACAGGAACAAACCGTCTTGTTTGGAATTTTCCTCCTTTTTGGGTTTTATGATACATGTAACTCCTGTTAAATTATCTCCGGGCATTTTTCTCCAGAGAAACAAGGTTCAAACATGGACACCTTCTCCTTACCAATTTCCATCCATTAAATAAACCATCAATGAAGATCATTGTAATAACTAATACCAAAATCCAATGGGTGATTTTGTAGGTTTCATAAGCCTCAAGGGAAGTCAATGTAATTGCTTGAGTCTCGATTATTTTGCAATCTTTGAACAAATATGGATACCCCTATTTTTGATTCTTTGTAATTGGCTTTCAAACCTGAAAAGGATTATTTGCAATTCATAATGCATGAGTAGTTTTCATTGAGGACAATGAAGCTGACATCTTGCAGGTTTTGCAGGTTATAACTCTAGAAGTGATAAGCCTATTGCTGTGGTGGGTGAAACTGAGATGAGGACAACTGGTATTGAGCAGAACACTAAGCAGAAGGCAGAGGTTCTGGACGTAAATCTAAAATCGAAATTGCCCCCAGGAAGATCTGACGACAAACCTAGTAGTTCATGGACTAGGCAGAAAGAAGGTGCTGCCTTTTTCGATCATTTTTTGCGTTTTTTTGTATGTATGATATGGTAATCTTGAGCTGCTCTTATCACTTTTTGCTGATTGGAATGGCATCTGGTTGCCAAGTGTAAAGGAGTGTCAACATAATAAACGGAACTTATTCAAACCCCACATGCAAATGCCCTGTTAAGGGATTGGCTGGTTGAATGGTTGATTTGATATTAACAAAGTGGCTTGCTGCATCTCTTGGGAAGATCAGTGTTTGCCAATTTCCACCCATTGCTATAAACCTCCAAGGAAGATCAGTGTAATAACTAATACCCAAAACTAATGGCTATGTTTTAGATTTCATAACTCTCAAGGGAAGTCAGTCTAATTTACTTGAGTCTTGATTTTATAATGAAATGTTTGAGCAGATATTGATACCTTATTTGTGATACTAATAATAGACCTTCAAACCTGAAAAGGATTGTTCGGTTCAGAATGCATGAGTAGTTTTTAAAGAGTTGGCGAAGAAGCTGACCTCTTGCAGGTTTTGCAGAATATAACTCTAGAGGTGGTAAGCCCATTGCTGTGGTTGGTGAAGCTGTGATGAGGCCAACTAGTATCCAACAAAACACTAATCAGGAAGCAGATATGTTGGACGTAAATCCAAGATCCAAATTGCCCCCAGAAAGAGCTGACGACAAACCTAGTAGTTCAGGGACAAGGCCGAAAGAAGGTGCTGCCTTTTCTGTTTTTTCCCCCTTCTTTTTTGTATGTATGATATGGTAATCTTGAGTTGCTTCTGAAATTAAAACCTGAATAGAAAAGGTGCACCAGGAATTGACATTTTCCCCCTCTTACGACTTTTTGTTGGTTGGAATGGCTTCTTGCCAAGTGTTAAAGGAGTGTCAACATAATAAATTGAACTCGCATCCAAATGCTCTGGGAAGGGATATGCTTGTTGGATGTTTAGTTTGATATATTCACTAAGAGACTTGCTGTGTACAGTATACGTAGAGGAACCAGAAGTCATTGAAATTTAATTGAACACTCAAATGATGAAACAATTTACATGCCTTTTTAATGATGGAATCCATTTTTGTTAGTTATTTGTTCTCTGTTACAGTTGTGGAATCTGTTCCTGTGCAAAATCAAGCTGCTGCCCAAAAATTACTTCAGAAACTGAATAACCCATATCAGGATGGTCGGAATCCTAAGGGTTGGAAACATAGGGGCAGAGGGAGACAAGAAGATCCAGTTGTATTTACTCTGGATGAATATGAAAAAAGAAAGTCCCAGGCAAAGCCTTCTATTAAAGACGATGTTGTAGATGTTAGTCGTGATGAGGATCTTGCTTGGCAGCTTCAGAATCAATTTAACCTTGAAGATTCTGGGGTAAGTTGTGTAATCTCTCTTAGTAATGTTTGTGAGTTTCGTGCTGTTTTGTCTTACTTTCCATCATTTTACTTACCCTTGCATCACCTGTTCCAATGCCCTATATGTTATTCAGGTACAAAGGGGTTCTCAGGAAACTAAGGCACAGGATATTAGAATGAGTATGTTCACATATGAAAGGGATTCTGATGGCAGTCATTCAATGTTTGAAGGAGGAAGAAGTAGGGGAaggggaagaggaagaggaaggggCAGAGGAAGAGGGAGGGGAAGATAGTGGTTAAGGATATTTAACTTTCTTGTGTCTTGGATATTTTTCTTGttcctttctttttcatttttatccttttttAGATACTGAAGCAGCTCAACGTAGATATTCTGAACTCGAACCTCAGTTAATATTATCATCCAATTCCTCCATTATTCAGCTGTGGGTCGGTCCATAGTGAATTATTGAAGGGAAATACGGTTCAATGAGTCTTAGCGAGAATCAGGGTCTTATGTAAAACTTCGCATCAAACTGTCAGGTTGTAATATGTTTATAAAGAGAGACAAACTTATGAACCGGATTTAATACATATGAATAGATATTTGACTCAATGTTTCGCTTCATTTTCTTGTGACATTAGAGGATATCCATTTTTACGGTGCCATTGCATGATTGCATTTTATAGGCCATGCATTCTTGGCGTAATTCAACTATCAGGCAACATTGTTGTTAATAATTCACTTTCACCCTTCCTGCGGTGGAGGCATCATCAACTTGGAAGGAACCGTATGTTTGGACAATCATTTAATGAAAAGCAGAAAAACTTGAATTGCGAAATAAAAGTGTGGAAGAAGCACCTATGCCCTATAATACAAAGGCATATACACTTGTAGAACTCGGTTTTTCTTTTTGGACCTGTTACAAGAAGTTAATTGGAAAAGACTAAAACTCCAATAAGAAATGAGATCAATTATGTAATGTCCTGGAAAAACAAAATTGTTGTGAATAAAACTATTGAATTAAAATCATTGGTCTTGCCTTTCTTGCTTTTGAAAATAACTATTAATTGGATTTGCCATTACAATTACCTCGAAACTTCCTACTGTACTAATCTGCTGATGCGGTGGACAAACGATCCAACACATAAGAGACCAAGTCAAGTCAACTAGCTAACAAGTCAAGCAATAGTCTTCGTCTTTATACTCAAAGCAAAGGCTCCTTCTtaaatatctatctatatttcTTAAGCTCTGTGTGGTTGTGATACAATTACCACAGAATGGCCATTTTAGCTTTCATGCTTCTTGTTGTATAGCTACTCTCCTTGACCTCCCAAATTTGCTGTGAAACTGGTGATACCATGACCCAGTTTGAGTCTCTTCCGGATGGAACAACACTGGTCTCACAGGGTggaacatatgagttgggtttCTTCAGTCCAGGAAGTTCCACAAACCGCTACTTAGGAATCTGGTTCAGAAATGTCTCAGTGAAAACAGTGGTCTGGGTTGCTAACCGAGACAATCCGTTAGCAAATGAAAACTCAGGCAAGTTGAGCATAACCAAAGAGGGAAACCTCGTCCTTCTCAGCAAGAATGGCACGGCTCACTGGTCAACAACTCAACAAATCAAACAACAAAAGGTAGTTCAGGTGTCATTGTAGCACAACTCTTAGTTTCTGGCAACTTTGTTTTAGGgatgagaaagagaaagagagtgatTCTGGGGAATACTTGTGGCAGAGCTTTGACTACCCGACTGATACATTTCTACCTGGAATGAAGCTCGGTTGGAACCTAACGAGTGGCTTTAATAGGCACCTAACTGCTTGGAAGAGTTGGGATGACCCATCTTCTGGTACACTTACTTATGGCTTCTTCAAAACTGAGATTCCTGAAATGGAGATACGGAATGGCTCAACCATTCTCTACAGAACTGGCCCTTGGAATGGCCGTCGCTACAGTGCCACGCCATCTTTGAAGAATCCTCCATTGTTCAAGGTGTATTTTGTGCGTGAAAAGGATGAGTTTTATTACAAATACAACCCCATGGACCCGTTGTTGATTTCAAGAAGTGTCATCAACCAAACTGTTTATGCTTTTCAGCGCTTCACTTTGAATGAAGAAAACAGAAGATGGCAGCCGTATACGAGTGTTCCGAGAGATAGGTGTGACAGCTATAAGCATTGTGGCTCATTTGGGAGCTGTTCCGTGGTGGACAAGTCCCCGCCGCCGCCGGAATGTGAGTGTTTAAGTGGATTCACGCCTAAATCGCCTCAAAATTGGGCTTTAAACAACTGGAGTCAAGGATGCTTGCGCGCTGAACCATGGAGCTGCAGAGAGAGGGGTAAAGATGGTTTCACCAAATTT
This is a stretch of genomic DNA from Lotus japonicus ecotype B-129 chromosome 1, LjGifu_v1.2. It encodes these proteins:
- the LOC130727381 gene encoding uncharacterized protein LOC130727381 isoform X1 — protein: MEENSRSVSEAGTVVLETLRGRGWCLEDTDQLKAIIVIQSALADDRSKVVDFVESELLNSDLRSIGAKSLPHPSLLRNPSSHLLGPKVLQISSVRDISKSSVGGSSGGRRLLRLCLTDGHSEITAVEYSHIPVIPDDVVPGTKIRLENKVAVHSGIACLNPKVLTVLGGVVESLYEEWQMNKKYSVFSRSSVRQLEDRDTGGPPSFVKLQVGSSSGFAGYNSRSDKPIAVVGETEMRTTGIEQNTKQKAEVLDVNLKSKLPPGRSDDKPSSSWTRQKEGFAEYNSRGGKPIAVVGEAVMRPTSIQQNTNQEADMLDVNPRSKLPPERADDKPSSSGTRPKEVVESVPVQNQAAAQKLLQKLNNPYQDGRNPKGWKHRGRGRQEDPVVFTLDEYEKRKSQAKPSIKDDVVDVSRDEDLAWQLQNQFNLEDSGVQRGSQETKAQDIRMSMFTYERDSDGSHSMFEGGRSRGRGRGRGRGRGRGRGR
- the LOC130727381 gene encoding uncharacterized protein LOC130727381 isoform X2, encoding MEENSRSVSEAGTVVLETLRGRGWCLEDTDQLKAIIVIQSALADDRSKVVDFVESELLNSDLRSIGAKSLPHPSLLRNPSSHLLGPKVLQISSVRDISKSSVGGSSGGRRLLRLCLTDGHSEITAVEYSHIPVIPDDVVPGTKIRLENKVAVHSGIACLNPKVLTVLGGVVESLYEEWQMNKKYSVFSRSSVRQLEDRDTGGPPSFVKLQVGSSSGYNSRSDKPIAVVGETEMRTTGIEQNTKQKAEVLDVNLKSKLPPGRSDDKPSSSWTRQKEGFAEYNSRGGKPIAVVGEAVMRPTSIQQNTNQEADMLDVNPRSKLPPERADDKPSSSGTRPKEVVESVPVQNQAAAQKLLQKLNNPYQDGRNPKGWKHRGRGRQEDPVVFTLDEYEKRKSQAKPSIKDDVVDVSRDEDLAWQLQNQFNLEDSGVQRGSQETKAQDIRMSMFTYERDSDGSHSMFEGGRSRGRGRGRGRGRGRGRGR
- the LOC130727381 gene encoding uncharacterized protein LOC130727381 isoform X3, which gives rise to MEENSRSVSEAGTVVLETLRGRGWCLEDTDQLKAIIVIQSALADDRSKVVDFVESELLNSDLRSIGAKSLPHPSLLRNPSSHLLGPKVLQISSVRDISKSSVGGSSGGRRLLRLCLTDGHSEITAVEYSHIPVIPDDVVPGTKIRLENKVAVHSGIACLNPKVLTVLGGVVESLYEEWQMNKKYSVFSRSSVRQLEDRDTGGPPSFVKLQVGSSSGFAGYNSRSDKPIAVVGETEMRTTGIEQNTKQKAEVLDVNLKSKLPPGRSDDKPSSSWTRQKEEYNSRGGKPIAVVGEAVMRPTSIQQNTNQEADMLDVNPRSKLPPERADDKPSSSGTRPKEVVESVPVQNQAAAQKLLQKLNNPYQDGRNPKGWKHRGRGRQEDPVVFTLDEYEKRKSQAKPSIKDDVVDVSRDEDLAWQLQNQFNLEDSGVQRGSQETKAQDIRMSMFTYERDSDGSHSMFEGGRSRGRGRGRGRGRGRGRGR
- the LOC130727561 gene encoding G-type lectin S-receptor-like serine/threonine-protein kinase At4g27290; protein product: MKLGWNLTSGFNRHLTAWKSWDDPSSGTLTYGFFKTEIPEMEIRNGSTILYRTGPWNGRRYSATPSLKNPPLFKVYFVREKDEFYYKYNPMDPLLISRSVINQTVYAFQRFTLNEENRRWQPYTSVPRDRCDSYKHCGSFGSCSVVDKSPPPPECECLSGFTPKSPQNWALNNWSQGCLRAEPWSCRERGKDGFTKFQNVKVPDTHTSWINTSMTLDECNAKCWENCSCTAYANSNITGEGSGCILWFGDLFDLRQLPDAGQDLYVRLAASETGYAKDGSHKMVVVVGSMVASIFLILLTLTLIWWWRKFKVRGNLL